A genomic stretch from Lathyrus oleraceus cultivar Zhongwan6 chromosome 2, CAAS_Psat_ZW6_1.0, whole genome shotgun sequence includes:
- the LOC127117542 gene encoding uncharacterized protein At1g08160, translating to MIPNNISSPSPSPSPSNQTNIQISPEQTGITKPPKNYHPFRTRSSRKLAILKVDEHQKTKPIVWFAAILCFIFSLMLIFFGIATLICYLALKPSNPSFDIPNASLNLVYFDSKPYLNGEFTLLTNFSNPNRRVHVKFESLHIELFFTNRLISSQTINPFTQKPRETRLQAVKFMSSLLFVAQEVGVKLEKEVQSSNRLSYYAKGTFKVKVKMGIIHLSFWLHSVCQMEMTGPPAGSLVARQCVTTR from the coding sequence ATGATACCCAACAACATATCCTCCCCCTCCCCCTCACCTTCACCCTCAAACCAAACCAACATTCAAATCTCTCCTGAACAAACAGGCATCACAAAACCACCCAAAAACTATCATCCCTTTAGAACAAGATCATCAAGAAAGCTAGCAATCCTCAAAGTTGATGAACATCAAAAAACCAAACCAATAGTATGGTTTGCCGCCATACTATGTTTCATCTTTAGCCTCATGTTAATCTTCTTTGGCATAGCAACATTAATTTGCTACCTAGCCCTAAAACCAAGTAACCCTTCATTTGATATTCCAAATGCAAGCTTAAACTTGGTATATTTTGACTCAAAACCCTATCTCAATGGTGAGTTCACACTTCTCACAAATTTTTCAAACCCTAATAGAAGAGTTCATGTGAAGTTTGAGTCTTTACATATTGAACTTTTCTTCACAAATAGACTCATATCATCACAAACGATCAACCCTTTTACTCAAAAGCCAAGGGAAACTAGGTTGCAAGCAGTGAAGTTTATGTCAAGTTTGCTTTTTGTGGCACAAGAGGTGGGTGTGAAACTTGAAAAGGAGGTGCAAAGTAGTAATAGGTTGAGTTATTATGCAAAGGGAACATTTAAGGTGAAGGTTAAAATGGGAATTATACATTTGTCTTTTTGGCTTCATAGTGTTTGTCAGATGGAGATGACTGGTCCACCAGCTGGTTCTCTTGTTGCTAGACAATGTGTAACAACTAGATGA
- the LOC127117545 gene encoding fructose-bisphosphate aldolase, cytoplasmic isozyme 1, with protein sequence MSAFVGKYADELIKNAKYIATPGKGILAADESTGTIGKRLASINVENIEANRQALRELLFTSPNALQYLSGVILFEETLYQKSSEGKPFVEILQENNVIPGIKVDKGVVELAGTDGETTTQGFDSLGARCQQYYKAGARFAKWRAVLKIGPNEPSELSIQQNAQGLARYAIICQENGLVPIVEPEILTDGSHDIAKCAAVTETVLAACYKALNDQHVLLEGTLLKPNMVTPGSDSPKVSPEVIGEYTVNALRRTVPAAVPGIVFLSGGQSEEQATLNLNAMNKFDVVKPWTLSFSFGRALQQSTLKTWSGKKENVGKAQDVFLARCKANSEATLGKYGGGSGTGLASESLHVKDYKY encoded by the exons ATGTCTGCCTTTGTTGGAAAGTATGCAG ATGAGCTTATCAAGAATGCCAAGTACATAGCTACTCCTGGCAAGGGTATCTTGGCGGCTGATGAGAGCACAGGGACCATTGGCAAGCGTCTAGCAAGCATCAACGTTGAGAACATCGAGGCCAACCGTCAAGCTCTTCGCGAACTTCTTTTCACTTCTCCTAATGCACTCCAATACCTCTCTGGTGTCATCCTCTTCGAGGAAACTCTTTACCAGAAGTCCTCAGAAGGGAAGCCTTTTGTTGAAATTCTCCAAGAGAACAATGTCATACCAGGCATCAAAGTTGACAAGGGTGTTGTTGAATTGGCTGGAACAGATGGTGAAACAACAACACAAGGCTTTGACTCTCTTGGAGCTAGATGCCAGCAGTACTACAAGGCTGGAGCGCGCTTTGCCAAGTGGCGTGCAGTCCTCAAGATTGGCCCCAATGAGCCCTCTGAGTTGTCTATCCAGCAAAACGCACAGGGCTTGGCTCGCTACGCCATCATTTGCCAGGAGAATGGCCTCGTGCCTATTGTTGAGCCCGAGATTTTAACCGATGGATCTCATGACATCGCCAAATGCGCTGCTGTTACTGAAACTGTGCTTGCAGCCTGTTACAAGGCACTGAATGATCAACATGTCCTTCTTGAAGGAACTCTTCTCAAGCCCAACATGGTCACCCCCGGTTCTGATAGCCCAAAG GTATCACCTGAGGTGATTGGTGAGTACACAGTCAATGCATTGCGCAGAACTGTCCCAGCTGCGGTACCAGGGATAGTTTTTCTGTCTGGAGGACAAAGTGAAGAACAAGCTACACTGAACCTGAATGCAATGAATAAGTTTGATGTTGTGAAGCCATGGACACTTTCATTCTCatttgggagagcactgcagcAAAGCACACTCAAGACATGGTCTGGAAAGAAAGAGAATGTGGGCAAAGCTCAAGATGTGTTTCTGGCAAGATGCAAGGCCAATTCTGAGGCTACTTTGGGAAAGTATGGTGGTGGAAGTGGAACTGGGTTGGCTTCAGAGAGCTTGCATGTTAAGGACTATAAGTATTAA
- the LOC127117544 gene encoding uncharacterized protein LOC127117544 isoform X1, giving the protein MPSSEVKPSPSVKLASSQKFSRGKSLRILLKSWRSQHLLPRNVAKKLWKGIFYCFYRSDKSLVQADLIDRIASFLSTFRHPSRSLQYFSTFFLTMRREWSGINSVRLHKFYLLIRSFISNAFSLLDKNSWNLELVNLFMNCLDKSTFSAKDKFVKGKSVNYYVASVFLQELMPFLPVKLSVLEVLFKPFFSAVVKLLDKVLLGKIKSGFFDVLLMNGRILLEVKKSGRGDGHVVNLGTIALVMGFSSKLFELASDPGCVQRNRKVLFELSNEFLKLEKDVSNSGFEFSIPDSVDRVVLDSVDKVNKPKKNKRKIKKSDAEASSHDGVATGVVCKKRKRIENSKGETSQGVVCKKRKRTENSKGETSQDFDLNTADVEDVSAVAKSAENSSKKVKFSMESNLVWKQHTPLPPQILRIPPSATPRGSALKEGLPPGPIREMPLLTKKAPQGVHVVCKRFPRINVLTSKIILSLIFSCSFKL; this is encoded by the exons ATGCCGTCGTCAGAAGTTAAACCCTCGCCGTCGGTAAAACTAGCTTCCTCTCAGAAATTTTCAAGAGGCAAATCTCTCCGCATTCTCTTAAAATCATGGCGTTCCCAACACCTTCTCCCTCGAAACGTCGCCAAAAAACTATGGAAAGGTATCTTCTACTGCTTTTATCGCTCCGACAAATCTCTCGTTCAAGCCGACCTCATCGATCGCATCGCTTCATTTCTCTCAACATTCCGTCATCCTTCTCGCTCGCTTCAGTATTTCTCCACATTCTTCCTCACCATGCGTCGTGAATGGTCCGGTATCAATTCCGTTAGGTTACACAAATTCTATCTCCTTATTCGTAGCTTTATATCCAACGCTTTCTCTTTACTTGATAAGAATTCGTGGAATTTGGAATTGGTTAATCTTTTTATGAATTGTTTGGATAAGTCTACTTTTTCTGCTAAAGATAAGTTTGTTAAGGGAAAAAGTGTTAATTATTATGTTGCTTCTGTTTTTCTTCAAGAGCTTATGCCTTTTCTTCCGGTTAAGTTGAGTGTTTTAGAAGTGCTTTTTAAACCGTTTTTCTCTGCTGTCGTTAAATTGCTTGATAAGGTTTTGTTAGGGAAGATTAAGAGTGGTTTTTTTGATGTGTTGTTGATGAATGGGAGAATTTTGTTGGAGGTTAAGAAAAGTGGTCGTGGTGATGGTCATGTTGTGAATTTGGGAACAATAGCGTTGGTCATGGGTTTTTCTTCCAAGTTATTTGAGTTGGCTTCTGATCCGGGTTGTGTTCAGAGGAATAGAAAGGTTTTGTTTGAATTGAGCAATGAGTTCTTGAAGCTGGAGAAGGATGTTTCTAATTCTGGGTTCGAGTTTTCCATTCCTGACTCTGTTGATCGGGTAGTGCTGGATTCTGTTGACAAAGTGAATAAGCCAAAAAAGAACAAGAGGAAGATTAAGAAGAGTGATGCTGAAGCAAGTTCGCATGATGGTGTTGCTACTGGGGTTGTATGTAAGAAGAGAAAGAGAATAGAGAACTCTAAAGGAGAGACATCTCAGGGGGTTGTATGTAAGaagagaaagagaacagagaactcTAAAGGAGAGACATCTCAGGATTTTGATTTGAACACTGCAGATGTGGAAGATGTCTCTGCAGTAGCAAAGAGTGCAGAGAATAGTTCCAAGAAAGTAAAATTTTCCATGGAAAGTAACTTGGTCTGGAAGCAACACACTCCTTTACCTCCTCAGATCTTGAGAATTCCCCCCTCTGCTACACCCAGAGGAAGTGCACTGAAAGAGGGTTTACCCCCAGGCCCCATCAGGGAAATGCCTCTCCTGACCAAAAAG GCACCTCAAGGTGTGCATGTGGTCTGCAAAAGATTTCCGAGGATAAATGTTTTGACATCTAAGATTATTCTGTCTCTGATTTTCTCCTGCTCATTCAAactctaa
- the LOC127117544 gene encoding uncharacterized protein LOC127117544 isoform X2: MPSSEVKPSPSVKLASSQKFSRGKSLRILLKSWRSQHLLPRNVAKKLWKGIFYCFYRSDKSLVQADLIDRIASFLSTFRHPSRSLQYFSTFFLTMRREWSGINSVRLHKFYLLIRSFISNAFSLLDKNSWNLELVNLFMNCLDKSTFSAKDKFVKGKSVNYYVASVFLQELMPFLPVKLSVLEVLFKPFFSAVVKLLDKVLLGKIKSGFFDVLLMNGRILLEVKKSGRGDGHVVNLGTIALVMGFSSKLFELASDPGCVQRNRKVLFELSNEFLKLEKDVSNSGFEFSIPDSVDRVVLDSVDKVNKPKKNKRKIKKSDAEASSHDGVATGVVCKKRKRIENSKGETSQGVVCKKRKRTENSKGETSQDFDLNTADVEDVSAVAKSAENSSKKVKFSMESNLVWKQHTPLPPQILRIPPSATPRGSALKEGLPPGPIREMPLLTKKVILLFKQFL; the protein is encoded by the exons ATGCCGTCGTCAGAAGTTAAACCCTCGCCGTCGGTAAAACTAGCTTCCTCTCAGAAATTTTCAAGAGGCAAATCTCTCCGCATTCTCTTAAAATCATGGCGTTCCCAACACCTTCTCCCTCGAAACGTCGCCAAAAAACTATGGAAAGGTATCTTCTACTGCTTTTATCGCTCCGACAAATCTCTCGTTCAAGCCGACCTCATCGATCGCATCGCTTCATTTCTCTCAACATTCCGTCATCCTTCTCGCTCGCTTCAGTATTTCTCCACATTCTTCCTCACCATGCGTCGTGAATGGTCCGGTATCAATTCCGTTAGGTTACACAAATTCTATCTCCTTATTCGTAGCTTTATATCCAACGCTTTCTCTTTACTTGATAAGAATTCGTGGAATTTGGAATTGGTTAATCTTTTTATGAATTGTTTGGATAAGTCTACTTTTTCTGCTAAAGATAAGTTTGTTAAGGGAAAAAGTGTTAATTATTATGTTGCTTCTGTTTTTCTTCAAGAGCTTATGCCTTTTCTTCCGGTTAAGTTGAGTGTTTTAGAAGTGCTTTTTAAACCGTTTTTCTCTGCTGTCGTTAAATTGCTTGATAAGGTTTTGTTAGGGAAGATTAAGAGTGGTTTTTTTGATGTGTTGTTGATGAATGGGAGAATTTTGTTGGAGGTTAAGAAAAGTGGTCGTGGTGATGGTCATGTTGTGAATTTGGGAACAATAGCGTTGGTCATGGGTTTTTCTTCCAAGTTATTTGAGTTGGCTTCTGATCCGGGTTGTGTTCAGAGGAATAGAAAGGTTTTGTTTGAATTGAGCAATGAGTTCTTGAAGCTGGAGAAGGATGTTTCTAATTCTGGGTTCGAGTTTTCCATTCCTGACTCTGTTGATCGGGTAGTGCTGGATTCTGTTGACAAAGTGAATAAGCCAAAAAAGAACAAGAGGAAGATTAAGAAGAGTGATGCTGAAGCAAGTTCGCATGATGGTGTTGCTACTGGGGTTGTATGTAAGAAGAGAAAGAGAATAGAGAACTCTAAAGGAGAGACATCTCAGGGGGTTGTATGTAAGaagagaaagagaacagagaactcTAAAGGAGAGACATCTCAGGATTTTGATTTGAACACTGCAGATGTGGAAGATGTCTCTGCAGTAGCAAAGAGTGCAGAGAATAGTTCCAAGAAAGTAAAATTTTCCATGGAAAGTAACTTGGTCTGGAAGCAACACACTCCTTTACCTCCTCAGATCTTGAGAATTCCCCCCTCTGCTACACCCAGAGGAAGTGCACTGAAAGAGGGTTTACCCCCAGGCCCCATCAGGGAAATGCCTCTCCTGACCAAAAAG GTAATTCTGCTGTTCAAGCAATTTCTTTAA